From the Helianthus annuus cultivar XRQ/B chromosome 17, HanXRQr2.0-SUNRISE, whole genome shotgun sequence genome, the window TCCACCATATCCACTGTCTCCTCCGTAttcaccgtctcctccgtatccaccgtttCCTCCGTAtacaccgtctcctccgtatccaccgtctcctctgTATCCACCGTTTCCTCCATATCCACTGTCTCCTCCGTAAGAGTATTCACACCCGTATCTATAATCCGGATACCCTTGTTGCGTCGGATAACTTGGTTGACCAGCATGGTATGAGTCATCTACAGGGGCTGTTTCATCAACAGGAGGGTGCGTGTTCAAATCTAGAAAGGGTGtgttttgttttccttgtatATTAGACACAACCTTCTCTTGCTCATTAGAATCAGGAACGCCAGACTCCTCCAAAATAGACGACCGTATCATCATTAGTAAATAGTAAACTAACACAACAAGTAATTAAAAAATTTAAGCTAATAACTGTTACCGGAACGCTTTCGGGCACCCAATTGTCGCTAGAATACTGCCTGAAGAGATAGTTGCCGTCCCAGTATGATGACATTTCAACACTTCGGGATGATAAGAACACAAATGCTAACAACAAGAGGTCGTAGAAGAAACAGAATGAAATGAATGTTGAATTCTCGTATAGGGTGTGGAAATAGGCAAAAAGGTGTATGAATATGTAGACTCATATTTAATCATAAAAAAAGGCATGTGATCAAATGATCAATAGATTCTGCTtgaaaatcttgtatccgatttttCAAAAGTTATCCAAAAGAAACAATAATACGATTAAAATTTGCATGCACGTACAccaaattaaaatttaaaagttTTATTCACTCATAACATACACAATACTTAATATCAAACACGTTCTCAACACTTAACGGATGGAGCATCTCGATCCTTTATTAGTTCTTAAATACAACCGACCACGTGGCATTAAGTAATTTATCAAGCACTAAACCACATAGACCCTTTATTCTTAACATTCAAATATAAAACGATTTTAGTTCACTTTCAACTTAAAAGAATAATTAAAACTCGTTCACGATAGTATTGACCATCTCCTTTATGACCTCCCAAGCTTTAATCACATGGCGTTCTTCTGTGAGTGTGGCTCCAACCACAAACCTCAGCAGATAAATCCCAGCAACCACGGTGTGAGTCAGATAAACTCGGCCCGTTGAGTTGACTCGCTCGAGTAGCTTTTTGTTCAACGACTCGGTGCAGCTGGAGTCAAACCCGTTTAGTTGTTTTAACCGAAAACACACCAAGGAAAACCTTCGTGGTACAACAATCTCAAACCTCACGTCTGATTTCACAAGTCGTTCGAACGTTATCGCCATTTGGACATCAGAACGAATGTGATTTTGTAGGTTTGCAACGCCATAACTACGTAGGACAAACCATAAACGTAGAGGCCTAAACCTTCGCGACGTCCCCACTTGCCAATCCATGTAACTCACCACCGAGCCTGACTCGCTATGTTCGTTTTTCAAGTACTCAGGATTGGTTCCAAGCGCATTAACaatcaaattagggtttttaacccacaggCAGCAGCACTCCGCGTAACAGAGTAGCCACTTATGCGGGCTCAAACTCAGCGAGTCGACCTTTTCTATTCCATCAAGAAAAGGTCGATACTCTGGGCATATGCATGCATTTCCGCCATATGCCCCGTCCACGTGGACCCATATATTATACTTGTTTGCCACCTCAGCAAGGTCTTTAACAGGATCCACTGCAGTCGTGGAGGTGGTCCCAACCGTAACACATAGAAAAAGTGGGACCCGCCCTTCTTCCACGTCAGCTTCTATGACATTTCGGAGACTATCAGGTTTCAGAGCAAACTCATCCTCCACACTTGTTGGAATAGACCGTATGTTGCATGGATGAATACCCGCGATCTTGCATGCTTTGTTGTACGTAGAGTGAGTTTGATCAGACCCATACACGACTAATTTGTCGATATTTTCGATACCAATTTCGTTAAGAACATGATCTCTAGCTGCAACAACGGTGCTCAAAATGGCCTCGCTTGTTGTCGAATGCACAACGCCGCCTCCAGAGCCCGAAAACATGAAGCTTTTTGGTAGTTTAAGCATAACACCGAGCCAATCCATCACCACCATCTCAAGCTCCGTCACAGCCGGTGAACCAACCCACTTGAACCCATTCGCATTAAAACCGGTACACAAAATTTCACCAATGAAGGCCGCTGAACTCACCGAAGCCGGAAAGTATCCGTAGAAGTTTGGACTCAGGAAGTGAGTAATACCCGGGATGAGATCGTTTTGTACGTCTTTTAGAATCGTGTCAAACGATTCGGGTGTGTCTGGTGGTGTCTCTGGTAGCCGGTTTTTCAGGTAACCGGGCTGAGCTTGGCTACCGACGGGGTAGCT encodes:
- the LOC110921475 gene encoding glycine-rich protein 2-like → MIRSSILEESGVPDSNEQEKVVSNIQGKQNTPFLDLNTHPPVDETAPVDDSYHAGQPSYPTQQGYPDYRYGCEYSYGGDSGYGGNGGYRGDGGYGGDGVYGGNGGYGGDGEYGGDSGYGGYSG
- the LOC110925576 gene encoding tryptophan decarboxylase TDC2; amino-acid sequence: MGSPHSNFITAPESLDSKHFNHLNPEDLRTKAHKAVDFIADYYKHIESYPVGSQAQPGYLKNRLPETPPDTPESFDTILKDVQNDLIPGITHFLSPNFYGYFPASVSSAAFIGEILCTGFNANGFKWVGSPAVTELEMVVMDWLGVMLKLPKSFMFSGSGGGVVHSTTSEAILSTVVAARDHVLNEIGIENIDKLVVYGSDQTHSTYNKACKIAGIHPCNIRSIPTSVEDEFALKPDSLRNVIEADVEEGRVPLFLCVTVGTTSTTAVDPVKDLAEVANKYNIWVHVDGAYGGNACICPEYRPFLDGIEKVDSLSLSPHKWLLCYAECCCLWVKNPNLIVNALGTNPEYLKNEHSESGSVVSYMDWQVGTSRRFRPLRLWFVLRSYGVANLQNHIRSDVQMAITFERLVKSDVRFEIVVPRRFSLVCFRLKQLNGFDSSCTESLNKKLLERVNSTGRVYLTHTVVAGIYLLRFVVGATLTEERHVIKAWEVIKEMVNTIVNEF